DNA from Triticum aestivum cultivar Chinese Spring chromosome 7D, IWGSC CS RefSeq v2.1, whole genome shotgun sequence:
GTGCGAAGGGCTGGTTGGCGGCGGAGAACGATCTGCTCGTAGGGTTTTTTTTGGTACGGGTTTTTTTCGCAGGAGGGTTGCGAGTTAACggaggtgggaggatgacgaaaaaacccagcgaaaataaaccgcagAGACTATTCATcaagtcgtccattaggagtagagatttttgTTAGCACGTTGCGTTGTCACGCCATTGTCTCCGTGGACGCGTTGCTTCATTCATTCACGCCCCCGCCATTGTCGTTGGCGCGAAGGCCCGAAACAACAGACGTACGCGTGCCAAATTAAGGCAGCCCCAAAGGACCGTGCCCTCCGACCATTCCTCCCGTCACCTCTGTCCTCCCCTCCACATCTCTCCCGGCGCGTGGTCGGTCGGGGGCTGCCATtggcctccgccgccaccgcccggaCCACGTACGTCGGCCGATCGCCCGATCAACTAACCAGCCTGCAGACCCCTACGCGCGCACGGTGTACGTGTCCCCATCTCCGAAAATGCACCGGTGGCTCATCGGGGGCTGCGGCGACAtgcgcccgccccgccgccgcatccAAGAACCGCAAGTCCAAGGTACCTGCGTGCGCCGCCCACGTTCTCGGATCTTAGATTGCTCCGGCGTACGtgcaccatgcatgcatgcatgcatgcgcgcgCTCTAGAGTAACATTTGGGTTTCCTTCGTGTAGAGGAGCCTCGGCCGCGTCGGCGCACGTCGTCCCCGCCGAAGCTGAGGAAGACGAGCTCGGAGCCGATTATGCTCTCCCTGCCCAAGGACCTGGCGGAGTTTCGGGCGATGTCTGTGTACGGGAACCTCAAGCTCTTCACGTACGACCAGCTCCGGCAGGCCACCGGCGACTTCAGCCCCACCCAGATCATCGGGGAGGGCGGCTTCGGCGTGGTCTACAAGGGTGTCGTTGGCGCTATGGTGGTCGCCGTCAAGCGGCTCAACCCGGAGGGCATTCAGGGCGACCGGGAGTGGCTGGTCAGTTTCTTTCTATCGACATACATCATCCATTATCACCATTGAATCTTTACGAAACCAAAACACGGGAAGTCGCCAAAAAAACTGCTTTGAAGAGAGTGAGTTTTCAATTTTTCACGCAAGATACAAATGGATTTTTACTTTTTTTAGTAAGGTTTCGAGATCTTTCTATGGTTCCGTTATGAAAATAGTGGAATCGGGCCTATGGAAAAAATGTTAGAATTCCTTTAACACGTGGTTTTCTTTTATAGGACACAAAATAATTGCTGCAAAATATTTTATGGATTGAGTCATTTTCATAAGAAAAGTGTAGGATTCTTACAACTAGTTCCTAGGATCTAGAAGAGCATCTGCACACACACAGAAATAATCCTTTGTACCGAAACTGAACTGAgtgtgatatactccctccgtacccAAAATCAATACGAAATcgacgacacttattttggggcgGAAGGAGTAGTGATGATTCTTGAGTTAACGATTTGATTGATTGTATATGGTGTCAAACTGTGGACTGTTTGTGTGCATGCAGACAGAGGTGAGTTGCCTAGGGCAGTACAGCCACCCGAACCTGGTGGAGCTCATCGGCTACTGCTACGACGACGACCACCGGCTGCTGGTGTACGAGTTCATGGCCAAGGGCAGCCTCGAGAACCACCTCTTCCGACGTACGCACGCCCACATCAACGATCAAACCCACTTCTCAATCCGTTAACTAACATGCCGCATGCATCGGATGGAGCAGGCGCGTGCACCCTGTCGTGGACGACCCGGGTGAGGATCGCGCTGGACGTGGCGAGGGGGCTGGCCTACCTCCACGGCGCGGCGCGGCCCATCATCTACCGCGACTTCAAGACCTCCAACATCCTGCTCGACGCCGACTTCGGCGCGAAGCTGTCGGACTTCGGGCTGGCCAAGGAGGGGCCGGTGGGCGGGAAGACGCACGTGTCCACCCGGGTGATGGGCACCTACGGCTACGCGGCGCCGGAGTACATGGCGACGGGGCACCTCACGGCGATGAGCGACGTCTACGGCTTCGGCGTTGTGCTGCTGGAGATGCTGGTGGGGCGGCGAGCGCTGGAGCCGAGCCTGGCGGGGAGGGCGGGCAACCTGGTGGACTGGGCGCGCCCGATCCTCATCCGGGGCAGGAAGCTGGAGAAGATCGTGGACGCCAGGATGGCGCAGCAGGGCGCCTACTCGGCGCGCGCGCTGGAGCGGGTGGCGAGGCTGGCGTACGACTGCCTCAGCCAGAACCCCAAGGTCCGGCCCGCCATGAGCCGGGTCGTGCTCGtgctcgaggccgcgctcgccatcCCGCcggaggaggtggacgacggcgatggaggccgtggcggcggcgacgcCTCTCCGACTCCGGGCCGGTGATCGATGTGTTGTACGCGATGTTGTGTATGTAGGTTTTTGTTTTGGTAACTGCGAGAGGTAGGTGTGTGTGGGTGCGTGTAAATTTAAATGTGGAGAGAAAGCGCGGTTTGTGGACGAACTACTCAAAATCGTTTTTTGTTCAAAAATAAAATGTGTTCGTGATGGATACAAAAAAAAGAAAGCAATGTGTGGCTGCTGGGATTCGAGCCCAGGTCTCCACGGCCACAACGTGGAATTCTCACCACTAAACTACAGCCACATTGTTGAACACATACCGATTCCCTTCGATAAATAGAAATCATAGGAGGCAATCCAAACGAACTTCAGTGCTGCTCCTTTCTTCCTGGGCAATCGACAATGATCCACCAGGTACATCGTGATCTATATTCCGTAGAATCAAGTTACATATTGCTGGACCTTTTCGATGTGAAACAGCTTCTCACTCTACATTATTTGTGAAACATGTGTAGGACGTACAGTAGATACGAGCAGAATGGGTGCATACAATTCTTCAGTCCAAGCTCACTTGATAGCTGCAACTTTACTGAAACTAAACCCGCCTGAACCAACAGAGCAAGAACAAAGCCTCTCAACTAAAATTCTCAAACCGGGGATGCCGATAAGAAACATTGCCATGAGCCCATGATGTATTTAACAGACTTGCTTTATATTCCAATACATTCATCAGTAGCACAAAAAACGACCAGTATCCCATATGTCCAACTTCAATTCCCGGTATTGCTAGTTACATGTTGGGATGGGTAACTACATTGTATCGGTGTATCACCAGCTTCCTCGAGGGGCTTGCGGCGTTTGTTGAACAGCCGCTAGTGGGTTCATCTGGACGGAGAAGGCGAGTTGGAGGGCGTCGAGGAACGCCCGTCGCAGGGACGAAGCATGTTGTAGTACAACCCTGTCCAGTGCAGATTTGTATGAAAAAACATTCAATTGCATCAGAAAACCGCAGAAGATGATCTGGATAGTTTGGAAGTCTGCAGCAGGTAGATAAAACCTTTTACCTTTTCAAGCCGGCGCCTTTCCTCCGTAGAACATAGACTGTCGAGAACAACAGCGAGAACAGAAGCATTAGCTTACCACTTGGTAGAACAATGTGCATTCTACCAAACTTTACGCGCACCGAATGGAACCACCAAAACATGGGATCAAAGTTATTTGCGACGCGCTGAAGGGAAGGCTCAATGGACTTTGGTAAGCCGTTTGTTTTCACATTGGGTGCACGTGTGGCGCTTGTCGGACCATCCTCGTGTGTTGCTGGTGTTGGGCCTTTGTCAGACGCGGGAAAGTTCCTCTCTGCTGATTGTTTTGCTCCTCTAGCAGTGGATGACTTTTCATTTGCAGCTGCTTGTAATGCATAAAGTTTTTCAAGTAGCTCCTGTATAAAAATTAAAGTAACAACTTAATGATGCAAACATATGAAAACTTAGGGCAAAATAAATGCAAAGACAACAGAATTCCACGATCAACATTTAAGAAAATAATATGAAAAATATGGGAAGTCCTAACTCAGCATGCTATAGTTATCTATAATTAACCTACTCCATCACAAAAATTACCTGTCGATCTTGCTCAATTAATTCTGCCTTCTCTACCCATGAGATGGCATTTTCAGGCTCACCAGAGGCAATGCTAAGGAATGTAACTGTATAAAATTCTACCACCTCCAAATACTCTTCAGTTGCCATAGTTGATGTAACAATCAGACCATTTGAAGATCTTTCCTGTTCTCCGTTCAAAACATAAACTTGATCATCTGTGTATCTCCATTTAGCAAGGAAGTCCTCAAAGATTGGTCGAAGGTCAGGCCCAGAACCTTCTGCCATTAGCATGGTAGCCCTATATGGAAGATATGTGTCAATGATACAGAAAGGAGGAACCACGAAGTAAAACCAAGAACACATGAGAATTCCATGtacgcccagatgcagaggccgggggtcctcctccttttctaaaaaaaaaatgaGAATTCCATGTAACAGATACCCTGTCAGGAAAACCTTCACCGGTATTGATGCCACTGAACCATACATAGCTTTAAGCTGAACAAACATCTCAGTTGTCCTGGAACAGTTAGCATATGTGTTAAACATATATTAAAATAAAAACCAGGTATCAAAAATTATGCAAATGTTCTACACAATAATACCAAATGTCTATATCATCAGTATTTTAAGGACTTCATGATATAGCATATGGCTTTTCATAAGTATCCATATAAAAATAGCTGAATAAAGAACTTTCTATTCCACATATATATCATCTTCATTTGCCCGTTCCTAGGGAAGCTAGCAATTGAGGCACGTGTATGAATGTCCATTCATACGACACATCTGGTAATAAGCGAGACAGTTTAATTCCCAACGTGCATTTATAAGA
Protein-coding regions in this window:
- the LOC123167892 gene encoding protein APEM9, with protein sequence MGTSAGEGTDLWKQIDDAECYLVSGSFDQAVLTALSVSDQIRAANRERVCEDDELLEMLELVGIVLVQALKELRRTTEMFVQLKAMYGSVASIPVKVFLTGATMLMAEGSGPDLRPIFEDFLAKWRYTDDQVYVLNGEQERSSNGLIVTSTMATEEYLEVVEFYTVTFLSIASGEPENAISWVEKAELIEQDRQELLEKLYALQAAANEKSSTARGAKQSAERNFPASDKGPTPATHEDGPTSATRAPNVKTNGLPKSIEPSLQRVANNFDPMFWWFHSVRVKFGRMHIVLPSGKLMLLFSLLFSTVYVLRRKGAGLKRVVLQHASSLRRAFLDALQLAFSVQMNPLAAVQQTPQAPRGSW
- the LOC123166521 gene encoding probable serine/threonine-protein kinase PBL17; this translates as MHRWLIGGCGDMRPPRRRIQEPQVQEEPRPRRRTSSPPKLRKTSSEPIMLSLPKDLAEFRAMSVYGNLKLFTYDQLRQATGDFSPTQIIGEGGFGVVYKGVVGAMVVAVKRLNPEGIQGDREWLTEVSCLGQYSHPNLVELIGYCYDDDHRLLVYEFMAKGSLENHLFRRACTLSWTTRVRIALDVARGLAYLHGAARPIIYRDFKTSNILLDADFGAKLSDFGLAKEGPVGGKTHVSTRVMGTYGYAAPEYMATGHLTAMSDVYGFGVVLLEMLVGRRALEPSLAGRAGNLVDWARPILIRGRKLEKIVDARMAQQGAYSARALERVARLAYDCLSQNPKVRPAMSRVVLVLEAALAIPPEEVDDGDGGRGGGDASPTPGR